The proteins below are encoded in one region of Sminthopsis crassicaudata isolate SCR6 chromosome 1, ASM4859323v1, whole genome shotgun sequence:
- the CCT5 gene encoding T-complex protein 1 subunit epsilon — translation MSSMGTLAFDEYGRPFLIIKDQERKSRLMGLEALKSHIMAAKAVSNTMRTSLGPNGLDKMMVDKDGDVTVTNDGATILSMMDVDHQIAKLMVELSKSQDDEIGDGTTGVVVLAGALLEEAEQLLDRGIHPIRIADGYEQAARIAIEHLDKISDSFPVDVHNTEPLIQTAKTTLGSKVVNSCHQQMAEIAVNAVLTVADMERRDVDFELIKVEGKVGGRLEDTQLIKGVIVDKDFSHPQMPKEVKNAKIAILTCPFEPPKPKTKHKLDVTSVEDYKALQKYEKEKFEEMIEQIKLTGANLAICQWGFDDEANHLLLQNKLPAVRWVGGPEIELIAIATGGRIVPRFSELTPEKLGFAGLVKEISFGTTKDKMLVIEKCKNSRAVTIFIRGGNKMIIEEAKRSLHDALCVIRNLVRDNRVVYGGGAAEISCALAVSEEADKCPSLEQYAMRAFADALEVIPMALSENSGMNPIQTMTDVRARQVKEMNPALGIDCLHKGTNDMRQQHVVETLIGKKQQISLATQMVRMILKIDDIRKPGESEE, via the exons ATGTCTTCTATGGGGACTCTGGCATTCGACGAATATGGCCGTCCTTTCCTCATCATCAAGGACCAAGAGCGCAAATCTCGCCTTATGGGACTGGAGGCCCTAAAG TCTCACATAATGGCAGCAAAGGCTGTATCAAATACGATGAGAACATCACTTGGACCTAATG ggcttGACAAAATGATGGTGGATAAGGATGGTGATGTGACTGTAACCAATGATGGTGCCACCATTTTAAGCATGATGGATGTCGATCATCAGATTGCTAAACTGATGGTTGAACTTTCCAAATCACAAGATGATGAGATTGGAGATGGGACTACAGGAGTAGTCg TTCTGGCCGGTGCATTGCTAGAAGAAGCTGAACAACTGCTGGATCGTGGTATTCATCCAATCAGAATAGCAGATGGTTATGAGCAGGCTGCTCGAATTGCCATTGAACATTTGGACAAAATCAGTGATAGTTTTCCAGTTGATGTTCATAACACTGAACCTCTTATCCAAACTGCAAAAACAACTCTTGGTTCTAAAGT agTTAACAGTTGCCACCAACAAATGGCTGAAATTGCTGTAAATGCTGTCCTGACAGTAGCTGATATGGAACGGAGAGATGTTGACTTTGAACTTATCAAAGTAGAAGGCAAAGTAGGAGGAAGACTTGAAGACACTCAGCTTATTAAGGGAGTAATTGTGGATAAGGATTTTAGTCATCCACAAATGCCTAAA GAagtaaaaaatgctaaaattgcAATTTTAACATGTCCATTTGAGCCAcccaaaccaaaaactaaacATAAGCTTGATGTTACTTCTGTAGAAGATTACAAGGCCCTGCAGAAGTATGAAAAGGAAAAGTTTGAAGAGATGATTGAACAA attaaaCTCACTGGTGCAAACCTAGCCATTTGCCAGTGGGGTTTTGATGATGAAGCAAATCATTTACTCCTTCAGAATAAGTTACCTGCTGTCCGTTGGGTAGGGGGACCTGAAATTGAA cTGATTGCCATTGCAACAGGAGGGCGCATTGTTCCTCGGTTCTCTGAACTCACACCTGAGAAACTTGGTTTTGCTGGTCTGGTAAAAGAGATCTCATTTGGAACAACCAAAGACAAAATGCTTGTTATAGAGAAATGTAAGAATTCCAGGGCTGTGACCATATTcattagaggaggaaataaaatg ATAATTGAAGAAGCAAAAAGATCTCTTCATGATGCTCTCTGTGTAATCAGAAACCTAGTTCGTGATAATCGTGTGGTATATGGAGGTGGTGCTGCTGAAATATCTTGTGCTTTAGCTGTTAGTGAAGAAGCTGATAAG TGTCCTTCTTTGGAGCAGTATGCTATGAGAGCTTTTGCAGATGCATTAGAAGTCATTCCCATGGCTCTTTCTGAAAATAGTGGTATGAATCCCATCCAAACTATGACTGATGTTAGAGCCAGACAAGTGAAAGAAATGAATCCTGCCCTTGGTATTGACTGCTTGCATAAGGGTACAAATG ataTGAGACAACAACATGTTGTAGAAACTTTGATTGGCAAAAAACAACAGATTTCTCTTGCAACACAAATGGTCAGGATGATTCTGAAGATTGATGATATCCGTAAACCTGGAGAGTCTGAAGAATGA